TTCTACCGGAACGTCAAGCCCGCCGATCATGTAACCCGCCTACTATCCTACGCCGAAACCGGCGGCGGGAGAAGCTTTCGGATTGTCATGCCTGCCGTCGTCTCAGTCGTAAAACGCCTCGACCACGTTCCTCTTGCCCAGCATGAAGGCGTCGGCGACATGCTGCAGCGGGGCGACGTCCACGTCCGAGACACCGGCCCGAACGATCTCGGCAAAGCGCTCATAGAGAGCAGGGTATTCGCGCTCCGGCTGGTCCTGCACCGTCTTGCCGTCGATGGCGAGTTTTGCGCCGCCGCTTGACAGCACCATGCGCCCGGCGTCCGTCTCGGCGACGATGTCCCACGTCTGGGGGCCGGTCTGAAGCCAGTCGATCTCCGCAGCCGCCACCAGCCCGCCCGCGCCTTGAAACGCCATTCGCGCAGCCACCGGCGCGTCGCGGTTTTCGGGAAAGTCGAGCGTCGCTTCTGTGATGTGCAGCGGCGGCAGTATGTGGGTGACGATCGACAGCGCGTTGATGAACGGGTCGAACACGCCGAAGCCGCCGGGTTCCCATATCCAGGCCTGGTACGGATGCCAGCGGCGGACGTCCTCCTTCCAGACGATGGAGGCCGACCTTACGACTGTTCCGGCGAGGAAGGAGCGCGCCGCCTCGACGGCAGGCGCATAGCGGGAATGCCAGCTTGCAAAAAGCGACACACCTTTTGCGTCAGCCAAATGCTTCAGCTCCTCGACCTCGCTGACCGTCGCGCCGGGCGGCTTCTCCAGAAAAACGTGCTTGCCGGCCTGAAGCGCCGCGAGCGCCGGAGCGTAGCGCGCCTGAGGCGGCATGCAGAGCGAAACCGCGTCGAGTTCCGGCATGGCGGCCAGCATCTCCTCGATCGAGGAGAAGTTCGCGATTCCCTCGACCTTCCCGTGGCGGCTCGCCGCCGCGATCAGGTCGAAATCCGCATTGCGCGCGATGGCCGGCAGATGCTGGTCGCGCACGATCTTGCCGATACCGACAAGGCCCAGCCGGATTTTACCTTGCGCCATGCTTCAAAAATCTCCCGATCGAATGCGGAGATTGATAAGAGGGACACGCGCGGCGGGCAAGCGCTGCCCTCGCCAGTGCCGCCGCTCAACTGCTTTCGTCGAAGCCGAGTTCGAATGGGCCGCCATCGAGGAACGTCTCGATGGCCTGCATATGAGACGCCGTCTCGAAGCCTTGTGCGTCCAGCCACTCGTCCGAGTGATAAGTGTTCCCATAGCGTTCGCCGGAATCGCATATCAGCGTGACCACGGAGCCGGAAACGCCGGATGCACGCATCCGCGCGGCGTGCAGGCACATGCCGGCGAAATTCGTGCCGGTCGAGCCGCCGACGCGCCGGCCAAGCCGGCGCGACAGGACCTGCATTGCTGCCAGCGACACGGCATCTGGCACGCGGATCATGTGGTCGATGACGCCGGGAACGAAGGACGGTTCGACGCGCGGCCGTCCTATGCCCTCGATGCGCGTCGGCTTTTCGCAGATGCATGAGGCGTCGCGCCGGGAGAACCCGTCGAAGAAGGCGGAATGTTCGACATCGGGCACGCTGAGCCGCGTGGCGTGGCGGCGATAGCGGACGTAGCGGCCGATCGTGGCCGTCGTTCCTCCAGTGCCGGCGCTCATCACGATCCATTCGGGAACGGGGAAACGCTCGCCGGCCATCTGCTGGAAGATGGATTCGGCGATGTTGTTGTTGCCGCGCCAGTCGGTCGCCCGTTCGGCATGGGTGAACTGGTCCATGAAATAGCCGCCCAGACGATCCGCCAGATCCGTCGACTCGGCATAGATACGGCGGCCGTCATCGATAAAATGGCAGTTTCCGCCATAATGTTCGAT
The window above is part of the Rhizobiaceae bacterium genome. Proteins encoded here:
- a CDS encoding Gfo/Idh/MocA family oxidoreductase: MAQGKIRLGLVGIGKIVRDQHLPAIARNADFDLIAAASRHGKVEGIANFSSIEEMLAAMPELDAVSLCMPPQARYAPALAALQAGKHVFLEKPPGATVSEVEELKHLADAKGVSLFASWHSRYAPAVEAARSFLAGTVVRSASIVWKEDVRRWHPYQAWIWEPGGFGVFDPFINALSIVTHILPPLHITEATLDFPENRDAPVAARMAFQGAGGLVAAAEIDWLQTGPQTWDIVAETDAGRMVLSSGGAKLAIDGKTVQDQPEREYPALYERFAEIVRAGVSDVDVAPLQHVADAFMLGKRNVVEAFYD
- a CDS encoding PLP-dependent cysteine synthase family protein codes for the protein MEASTVDVAASPRVWVEEAISRIEADQRRSADTHLWKLDIPALPGIDLYLKDESTHPTGSLKHRLARSLFLYALCNGRIHERTAVVEASSGSTAVSEAYFARMIGVPFYAVMPRSTSREKIAAIEHYGGNCHFIDDGRRIYAESTDLADRLGGYFMDQFTHAERATDWRGNNNIAESIFQQMAGERFPVPEWIVMSAGTGGTTATIGRYVRYRRHATRLSVPDVEHSAFFDGFSRRDASCICEKPTRIEGIGRPRVEPSFVPGVIDHMIRVPDAVSLAAMQVLSRRLGRRVGGSTGTNFAGMCLHAARMRASGVSGSVVTLICDSGERYGNTYHSDEWLDAQGFETASHMQAIETFLDGGPFELGFDESS